Below is a window of Micromonospora chersina DNA.
GTCGGCCGTGCGGACACCGTCGCCCGCCTCGATGCCGACCCGGAACCGGTGCGCGCCGACCCGTGCCACGCGCATGCGGTAGCTGACGCCGCGCAGCTTGAGGTCCAGTGGCCGGCCACTGGAGTGCTGCACCTGCGGGCGGCCACCGGACGCCGTCGCCAGCAGCCGCTGCCGCTCGACGCGCTCCTCCTCCTCGTACGCCTCGATGGCGGCGGTCGCCAGCGCGACGGCGGAGTGCCGGTGCGCGACGAGCCGGCCCTCGCCGCGGACCCGGTCGATCCAGCCGGTGTCCGCGCTGGCGTCGATCACCTCGGGCTGGTCGAGCAGGTCGAGCACGAAGCTCTTGTTCGTGGCGCCGCCCTCGATGACCACCGTGGTGTTGGCCATGGCCCGGCGCAGCCGGCCGAGCGCCTCGTCGCGGTCCCGGCCGTACGCGATGATCTTCGCGATCATCGAGTCGAAGTCGGCGGGGATGGTGTCGCCCTCGCTGACGCCGGTGTCCACCCGGATGCCGGGCCCGGCGGGCAGGTCCAGCCGGGCGATGCGGCCGGGGGAGGGCGCGAAGTCGCGGTCCGGGTCCTCCGCGTTCAACCGGGCCTCGATGGCGTGCCCACGCTCCACGGGCGGCTCGCCGAGCAGGCGCCCGCCGGCGGCCACGTGGAGCTGCGCCTTGACCAGGTCGAACCCGGTGGTGGACTCGGTGATCGGGTGCTCCACCTGGAGGCGGGTGTTGACCTCCAGGAAGGCGAACAGCCGGTCGCCCGGGTGGTAGAGGAACTCGACGGTGGCCGCGCCGCGGTAGCCGACCGCGACGGCCAGTCGCTCGGCCGACGCCTTGAGCTCGGCGGCCTGCTCCGGGCTGAGCACCGGCGACGCCGACTCCTCGATGACCTTCTGGTTGCGCCGCTGCACCGAGCAGTCCCGGACGCCGAGCGCCCACGCGGTGCCCTGGCCGTCGGCGATCACCTGGACCTCGACGTGCCGGGCGCCGGTGACCAGGCGCTCCAGGAACACGATGCCGCTGCCGAAGGCCCGCGCCGCCTCCTGGCTGGTGCGCTCGTACGCGTCGTCCAGCTCGGCCTCGTTGGTGATCACGCGGATGCCGCGACCGCCGCCGCCCGCGGTCGCCTTCAGCATCAGCGGGTAGCCGATCTCGGCCGCCGCCGCCCGGGCCGCGTCCAGCGTCTCGACCGCGCCGCGGCTCCACGGCGCGACCGGCACGCCGACCTCCTCGGCGATCAGCTTCGCGCCGATCTTGTCCCCGAGCTGGCGCATGGCCTCGGGGCTCGGCCCGACGAAGGTGACCCCGATCTTGTCGCACAGCTCGGCGAACGCCGGATCCTCGGCGACGAAACCCCAGCCCACCCAGGCGGCGTCCGCCCGGGTCTCCACGAGCGCGCGCTCCAGCACCGCCAGGTTCAGGTACGGGCGCGCCGACGCCGGCCCGAGGTCGTACGCGACGTCCGCCTCGCGCACGAACGTGGCGTCGCGGTCGACGTCGGTGTGCAGGGCGACGGTCTCGATCCGGGTCCCGGTCTCCGCGGCCAGCTCCCGGACGGCGTGGATGAGCCGCATCGCGGCCTCTCCACGGTTGACGATGGCGACACGGCTGAACACCCGACCGACCCCTCCGTTGGACCCACGATGTACACGCCGCGAGGCGACAACCCCCGGCAGTGATCACCTTTCCGCGTGCCGGCCGGCGGCGCCATGTCGTAACCGCCGAACCCTGAGCGGCGCGGGTTGTAGGAACCGAACAAAACTTTTTGGCGTCCCGCGCTCAGGCGTGGTGCCGGGGCGTCACGAATCCGGGGGCCCGCTGCGGGGACTCGCCGGTGACCTGGGTGATGATCTCCGCGGCCACGTCCCGGAGCTTCCGGTTGCGGTTCTGGGACGCCTGCCGCAGCAGGGTGAACGCCTCCGTGGCGGTGCACCGCTGCTGACCCATGATCACTCCGAGGGCCTGGTCGATCACGCTGCGTGAGGCCATCGCGTCGGTGAGCTGCTGGTGGAGCAGCGCCTGGTCGGTCTGCCGCAGGATGACGGTCAGCGCCACCGACGCCTGCTCGGTGAACGCCAGGGCGTGCCGGTGCGCCGTGTCGCCGAAGGCGTGCGGCTGGGTGGCGTAGAGGTTCAACGCGCCGACGGTCTCGCGGTCGACAGTCACCGGCAGCGACAGCGAACTGAGGATGCCGAGGCGGAGCGCGTGTTCCCGGTAGCCGCGCCAGCGTCGGTCGTCGCGCAGGTCGGTCACCTCGACGACCTGACCCTGCCGCAGCGCCGCGAGGCACGGGCCCTCGTCGGCCCCGTACTGGATCTCGTCGCCCTGCGCCGCGAGGTCGCCGCTGCTCGCGACCGTCATGGCACCGCCGTCGCCGCGCACGGTCAGCCCGCACGCCACCGCGGGGGCGACGACCTCCGCCGCCACCCGGACGATCTGGTCCAGGAACACGTCGACGTGCGGCGAGTCGGCGAGCAGCGCCAACAGTCGGCCGTACGCCGAGGCCAGAGACGGGTCAGCAGAACCGGACACCACCGCTACCTCCTGTAATCCACGTGCCCGTTCGGTCGCACCGACGGTGATGCCACTGCTCCGGCCCGCCCTGGTGGGCGTGGCCGGTGCCTTTCCTGTCGAGGAGCCCACTTTTCCCCGGTCGGCGGGGGTGCCAATCGGGCGGAACGGGGCTAGGGTCGGGGTGGGTTCGGACATGAGCCCAGGACCAGCGCCGCGCCGCCGATGGTGGGCGGCCGCATCAACCCGGTCTGACGTCCTCACCGGAGGAGCAGCTCATGTCCGTCGACCACGCGCAGCATCCCGAGATCCGCGAGACCGCCCGCCCGGAGGCTCTGTCCCTGGCGCTCGCCCGGGAGGGTCCGGCGGCGGTGGTGCGGGTCGGCGGCCCGCTCGACCTGGCGTCCGTCGACCGGCTCGTCGGCCTTGTTGACCGGCTGATGGGCGGCAGGCCGCCCCCAATCCTGGTGCTCGACCTGAGCGCGGTCAGCTTCTTCTGCGCCGCCGGCGTCAACGCGCTGCTCACGGTTCGCCGGCGGGTCGCCTCGGCGGGCTGCACCCTGATGGTGCGCGAGCCCTCGCCGATCACCGTCAAGGTCCTCGACATCGTCGGCCTCACGGACGAATTCATCACCGAGTGACCTGCCTTTCCCTCCACGCCTGTCCGCGGAGGGCAGCGGTCACATCGGACTGCCGCCCGCCGGCCTGCCGCAGATACCCGTGGTGGATCAGTCCGAAACGGCCCCGTGAGCGCAGCCACGCGCCGCCTGGCCGCGACCGCGGGCTCAGCCCGTGGGGCGGCGCGCGTCGACGGCCCGGCCCATCCGGGTGACGGCCTCGGTGAGGATCGCGGGCGAGGTGGCGAAGTTGAGGCGTGCGAAGCCGGCCCCGCCGGTGCCGAAGACGTGCCCGGAGCTGAGGGCGACCCGTGCGTGGTCGAGGAACCACTTCGCGGGCCCCGCGAGGTCGCTGGCCACCCCGGGCCCGCCGGCCGGCTCCTCGGCGGGAAGGCCCAACCTGGTGCAGTCCAGCCAGGCGAGGTAGGTGCCCTCGGGCGGCCGGTGGGTGACGGCCGGCAGGTGCTTCGCCAGCAGGGTCTCCAGCAGGGTGCGGTTGGCGTCGAGGCCGTCGAGGAGGAGGTCGAGCCACGGCCCGCCGGCACGGAACGCGGCGGTGTGCGCCAGGACGCCCAGGTGGCTGGGCCCGTGGCTGACCTCTTCGGGCATGCGGCGCAGGTCGGCGGTGGCCTCCGGCCCGGCGACGGCGAGCGCCGCCTTGAGGCCGGCGAGGTTCCACGCCTTGGAGGCGGAGGTGAGGGCGAACGCGTCCTCGGCGCCGGACACCGTGAGGTACGGGGTGAAACGCGCCCCGGGCAGCACCAGCGGGGCGTGGATCTCGTCGGAGACCACCCGCACCCCGTGCCGCCGGGCCAGCTCGGCGACCGCCTCCAACTCGTCGCGGCGGTGGACCACACCGGTCGGGTTGTGCGGGTTGCACAGCAGGAAAGCCGGCCGGCTCCCGCAGGCCCGGGCCCGGCGGAACGCCTCGTCGAGCGCGGCGGGGTCCATCCGCAGGTCGGGGCCGAGCGGGGCCTCGACCACCCGCCTGTCGGCGTGCTCGACGAACGCGTAGAAGGGCGGGTAGACGGGGGAACAGACGACCACGGCGTCACCGGGACCGGTCACCAGCCGGAGCACCTCGACGACGCCCATCATCACGTCGGGAACGACGCTGGTGCGGTCGACCTGGAAGTCCTGCCAGCCCCAGCGGCCGGCGGCGAACTCGCCGAGCGCCTCGGCGTACGCCGTGCCGTGCGAGTAGCCGGTGTCGCCGAGGTCGACCGCGCGGCGCAGCACGTCGGCCACCGGCGCGGCCAGGGGCACGTCCTGCTCCGCGACCCAGAGGGGAAGCACGTCCGGCGGGTGCATCCGCCACTTCACGCTGCTGCGCTGCCGGAGGTCGTCCAGCGTGAGCACGGTGAGCGGGTTCCGGGCCGCGGAGCCGTCGGCCGAGGGGTCGGGGCCTGCCATGCCCACCACCCTAGGCCGTACCCCTTCCGCTGTCGTTCCGCCGCCGGGCCGCGGCCTGGCGGCGCAGCTCGTGGCGGGCCAGGGCGTTGCGGTGCACCTCGTCCGGTCCGTCGGCGAAGCGCAGCGTGCGGATGCCGGCGTAGGCCCGCGCCAGCGGGAAGTCCTGGGAAAGCCCCGCGGCGCCATGCACCTGGATCGCCTTGTCCAGGATCCACTGGACGGTGGCCGGGGTGGCGATCTTGATGGCCTGGATCTCGGTGTGCGCGCCCTTGTTGCCGACGGTGTCCATGAGCCAGGCCGTCTTGAGCACCAGCAGGCGCAGCTGCTCGATCCGCACCCGGGACTCGGCGATCCACTCCCGGATCACGCCCTGCTCGGCCAGCGGCCGGCCGAACGCGACCCGCTGCTCGGCGCGGGCGCACATCAGCTCAATGGCCCGCTCCGCGAGGCCGATGGAGCGCATGCAGTGGTGGATGCGGCCGGGGCCGAGCCGGGCCTGGGCGATTGCGAAGCCCTCGCCCTCGGCGCCGATCAGGTTCTCGACCGGCACCCGTACGTCGTGGAACGCCAGCTCGGCGTGGCCGCCGTGGTCGTGGTCGTCGTACCCGAACACCTCCATGCCCCGGGTGATCTCCAGGCCCGGGGTGTCCCGCGGGACCAGCACCATGGACTGCTGGCGGTGCCGCTCGGCGTGCGGATCGGTCTTGCCCATCACGATGAGGATCCGGGCGTTCGGGTTCATGGCGCCGGTGATCCACCACTTCCGGCCGTTGATCACGTAGTGGTCGCCGTCGCGCTCGATCCGGGTGGCGATGTTCGTGGCGTCCGACGACGCCACGTCGGGCTCCGTCATGGCGAACGAGGACCGGATCTCGCCGTCCAGCAACGGCTCCAGCCACCGCTCGCGCTGCTGGGCGGTGCCGAACATCGCCAGCACCTCCATGTTGCCGGTGTCCGGCGCGGCGCAGTTCACCGCGGCCGGCGCCAGGTGGCTGCGCCCGGTGATCTCGGCGAGCGGGGCGTACTGGAGGTTGGTCAGGCCGGCGCCGTGCTCACCGGGCAGGAAGAGGTTCCACAGCCCCCGCTTCCGCGCCGCGGCGCGCAACTCCGCGAGCACCGGCACCGAGTCCCAGGCCCAGCGGTCGTCGAGTTGCCCGAGCTGCTCGTGGAAGACCTGCTCGGCCGGGTGGACGTGGCTGTCCATGAAGTCCAGAAGGTTGTCGCGCAGCCCCTCGGTCCGCGGGTCCAGGGCGAAGTCCATCAGTGCTCCTTCAGGTAGGTCAGGCCGGCGTCGAGCAGCAGTTCGGTGACCTCGCCGACGTGCTCGAAGCCGGCGCCGACGGTCTGGCCGCGCAGGTGGCGGACGTGGATGCCCTCGAGGATCACGGCCAGTTTGAAGGCCGCCAGGCCGAGATGGAAACCGAGCGGTGGGAGGGCGTGCCCGCGGGCGGTCGCGTACCGGTCGAGGATCTCGTCCTCGGTCAGGAAGCCGGGCGCGGACGACGCCTCGGCCACCGCGGTGCCGACGAGCCGGCCGAGGCGCTGGTAGAGCACCAGCAGCGCGAGGTCGGTGAGCGGGTCGCCGAGGGTGGCCATCTCCCAGTCGATGACCGCGGCGAGACGGTCGCCGTCATCGACGAGGACGTTGTCGAGGCGGTAGTCGCCGTGCACGATGCCCGGCGCCGAATCGGCCGGCACGTCGGCCGCGAGGCGGGCGTGCAGCTCGTCGGCGGCCGGCAGGTCCCGGCAGTACGACGCGTCGAGCTGCGTGCGCCACCGCCGCACCTGCCGGGCCAGGAACCCCTCGGGCCGGCCGAAGTCGGCCAGCCCCACGGCCGCGGGGTCGACCGCGTGCAGGGTGGCCAGGGTGTCGACCAGCCGCGTCGAGATCGCCCGGGTGCGTTCCGGGCCGAGCCGTTCGAGTTCGGCCGCGTGCCGGTACGCCGTGCCGGCAACCCGCTCCATGACGTAGAACGGCGCGCCGAGCACGTCGGTGTCCGCGCAGAGCGCGTAGGTCGCCGGGACCGGCACGTCGGTGGCGTGCAGGGCCGACATGACCCGGTACTCCCGGGCCATGTCGTGCGCGGTCGACAGCACGTGCCCCAGCGGCGGCCGCCGCACGATCCAGGTCTTCTGCCCGTCGCCGACCTCGTAGGTGAGGTTGGACTTCCCGCCGGCGATCAGCCGGGCGGTCGACAGCCCCGCCGCGCCGGGCACCGAGGCGGCGAACCAGCCGGCGAGCCGGGCCAGGTCGAGGCCCGGCGGGTCCGGGAGCGTCGGGGCGGTCACGGGACGAGGACGCTGACGGTCTCGACGACGCAGGCGGGCTTCGCGGCGCCCTTCAGCTCGACGGTCACCGTCGCGGTCAGCTGGTAGCCGCCGGCGCCGGGCGCCAGCGACAGCAGCTCCACGCCGGCCCGTACCTCGGACTCGACCGGGACCGGAGCGGGGAAGCGGAGCTTGTTGGCGCCGTAGTTCACGCCCATGGTGAGCCCTTCGACCCGGTAGACCTGCCAGACCAGCATGGGCACCAGCGACAGCGTCAGGTACCCGTGTGCGATGGTCCCGCCGAACGGGCTGCGGGCGGCCCGCACCGGGTCGACGTGGATCCACTGGTGGTCGCCCGTCGCCTCGGCGAAGGCGTCGATCTGCCGCTGCGTGATCCGGTGCCAGGCGGAATACCCGAGGTGGGTGCCGACCGCCTGCTCCAGCTCCTCGATGCCCTGGAAGACCCTCATCGTTCCGTCCCTCCCACTCAGGCCTTCGGCCCGCCGGCCACGTACAGCACCTGGCCGTTCACGAAGCCGGCACCCTCGCTGACGAAGAACGACACGGCGTGCGCGATGTCCTCCGGCGTGCCGGTGCGGGCGACCGGGATCTGCGCCGCGGCGGCCCGCTTGAACTCCTCGAACGGCACGTTGAGCCGGGCCGCGGTGGCGGCGGTCATCTCGGTCTCGATGAAGCCCGGGGCGATCGCGTTCGCCGTGACCCCGAACTTCCCGAGTTCGAGGGCGAGGGTCTTGGTGAAGCCCTGGAGCCCCGCCTTCGCCGCCGCGTAGTTGGCCTGGCCGCGGTTGCCCAGCGCGGACGTGCTGGACAGGTTGACGATCCGCCCCCAGCCGGCGCCGGTCATGTGACCCTGCACGGCGCGGGTCATCAGGAACGAGCCCCGCAGGTGCACGTTCACGACGGCGTCCCAGTCGTCGGCGGTCATCTTGAACAGCAGGTTGTCCCGGGTGATGCCGGCGTTGTTGACGAGGACGGTGGGCTCGCCCAGCTCGCCGGCGATCCGGTCCACGGCCGCCCGTACCGCCTGCTCGTCGGCGACGTCGGCGCCGACGGCCAGGGCCCGGCCGCCCGCGGCCTCGATCTCGTCGACGAGCGGCTGGGCCGCCGCCTCGTCCAGGTCGACGACGGCGACGGCGAAGCCGTCGCGGGCCAGTCGCCTCGCGACGCCGGCCCCGATGCCACGGGCCGCTCCGGTGACGACGGCGGTGCGGGTGCTGGTCATGGGACCTCAACTCCTCGGTGGGTGGGGACGGGGCCGGTCGGGACGTACGCCACCCGGCCGACGGTGGCGCCGTCGGCGAGCCGCTGCACCCCGGCGGCCACCTCGTCGAGCGGGAGGCGCTCGCTGACCAGGGGCCGTACGGCGCCCCGGGCGGCCAGCTCGGTGAGGGCGCGGTGGCACTCGGCGACGGCGGCCGGGTCGTGGCGCTGGTAGAGGCCCCAGTGGAGGCCGACGATCGAGTAGTTCTTCACGAGGGCGTGGTTGAGCGGGGCGGACTGGATCCGGCCACCGGCGAAGCCGACCACGAGGATCCGGCCCTCGAAAGCCACGCACTTGGTCGACCGCTGGTAGGTGTCCCCGCCGACCGGGTCGTAGACGACGTCGGCGCCCCGGCCCCCGGTCTCGGCGCGGACGACCTCGACGAAGTCCTCGTCGCGGCGGTCCACCACCACGTCGGCGCCGAGCGCGCGGGCCACCGCCGCCTTCTCCGGACCGCCCACGACGCCGATCACCCGGGCGCCGGCCGCCTTGCCGAGCTGGACCGCCGCGCTGCCGACGCCGCCGGCCGCCGCGTGCACCAGCAGCGTCTCGCCGGCACGCAGCG
It encodes the following:
- a CDS encoding GAF and ANTAR domain-containing protein encodes the protein MSGSADPSLASAYGRLLALLADSPHVDVFLDQIVRVAAEVVAPAVACGLTVRGDGGAMTVASSGDLAAQGDEIQYGADEGPCLAALRQGQVVEVTDLRDDRRWRGYREHALRLGILSSLSLPVTVDRETVGALNLYATQPHAFGDTAHRHALAFTEQASVALTVILRQTDQALLHQQLTDAMASRSVIDQALGVIMGQQRCTATEAFTLLRQASQNRNRKLRDVAAEIITQVTGESPQRAPGFVTPRHHA
- a CDS encoding STAS domain-containing protein; protein product: MSVDHAQHPEIRETARPEALSLALAREGPAAVVRVGGPLDLASVDRLVGLVDRLMGGRPPPILVLDLSAVSFFCAAGVNALLTVRRRVASAGCTLMVREPSPITVKVLDIVGLTDEFITE
- a CDS encoding MalY/PatB family protein, whose translation is MAGPDPSADGSAARNPLTVLTLDDLRQRSSVKWRMHPPDVLPLWVAEQDVPLAAPVADVLRRAVDLGDTGYSHGTAYAEALGEFAAGRWGWQDFQVDRTSVVPDVMMGVVEVLRLVTGPGDAVVVCSPVYPPFYAFVEHADRRVVEAPLGPDLRMDPAALDEAFRRARACGSRPAFLLCNPHNPTGVVHRRDELEAVAELARRHGVRVVSDEIHAPLVLPGARFTPYLTVSGAEDAFALTSASKAWNLAGLKAALAVAGPEATADLRRMPEEVSHGPSHLGVLAHTAAFRAGGPWLDLLLDGLDANRTLLETLLAKHLPAVTHRPPEGTYLAWLDCTRLGLPAEEPAGGPGVASDLAGPAKWFLDHARVALSSGHVFGTGGAGFARLNFATSPAILTEAVTRMGRAVDARRPTG
- a CDS encoding acyl-CoA dehydrogenase family protein translates to MDFALDPRTEGLRDNLLDFMDSHVHPAEQVFHEQLGQLDDRWAWDSVPVLAELRAAARKRGLWNLFLPGEHGAGLTNLQYAPLAEITGRSHLAPAAVNCAAPDTGNMEVLAMFGTAQQRERWLEPLLDGEIRSSFAMTEPDVASSDATNIATRIERDGDHYVINGRKWWITGAMNPNARILIVMGKTDPHAERHRQQSMVLVPRDTPGLEITRGMEVFGYDDHDHGGHAELAFHDVRVPVENLIGAEGEGFAIAQARLGPGRIHHCMRSIGLAERAIELMCARAEQRVAFGRPLAEQGVIREWIAESRVRIEQLRLLVLKTAWLMDTVGNKGAHTEIQAIKIATPATVQWILDKAIQVHGAAGLSQDFPLARAYAGIRTLRFADGPDEVHRNALARHELRRQAAARRRNDSGRGTA
- a CDS encoding phosphotransferase family protein, encoding MTAPTLPDPPGLDLARLAGWFAASVPGAAGLSTARLIAGGKSNLTYEVGDGQKTWIVRRPPLGHVLSTAHDMAREYRVMSALHATDVPVPATYALCADTDVLGAPFYVMERVAGTAYRHAAELERLGPERTRAISTRLVDTLATLHAVDPAAVGLADFGRPEGFLARQVRRWRTQLDASYCRDLPAADELHARLAADVPADSAPGIVHGDYRLDNVLVDDGDRLAAVIDWEMATLGDPLTDLALLVLYQRLGRLVGTAVAEASSAPGFLTEDEILDRYATARGHALPPLGFHLGLAAFKLAVILEGIHVRHLRGQTVGAGFEHVGEVTELLLDAGLTYLKEH
- a CDS encoding MaoC family dehydratase — encoded protein: MRVFQGIEELEQAVGTHLGYSAWHRITQRQIDAFAEATGDHQWIHVDPVRAARSPFGGTIAHGYLTLSLVPMLVWQVYRVEGLTMGVNYGANKLRFPAPVPVESEVRAGVELLSLAPGAGGYQLTATVTVELKGAAKPACVVETVSVLVP
- the fabG gene encoding 3-oxoacyl-ACP reductase FabG, with translation MTSTRTAVVTGAARGIGAGVARRLARDGFAVAVVDLDEAAAQPLVDEIEAAGGRALAVGADVADEQAVRAAVDRIAGELGEPTVLVNNAGITRDNLLFKMTADDWDAVVNVHLRGSFLMTRAVQGHMTGAGWGRIVNLSSTSALGNRGQANYAAAKAGLQGFTKTLALELGKFGVTANAIAPGFIETEMTAATAARLNVPFEEFKRAAAAQIPVARTGTPEDIAHAVSFFVSEGAGFVNGQVLYVAGGPKA
- a CDS encoding NADPH:quinone oxidoreductase family protein translates to MKAWQVTELGEPRDVLRLVDVPDPEPGPGQLVVRVLASPANFPDVLMCRGEYQVRPDLPFTPGVELCGEVVALGAGVAGFAPGERVLGGAALPHGGFGEFALLDAATTFPAPAALDDAEASALHIGYQTGWFGLHRRAALRAGETLLVHAAAGGVGSAAVQLGKAAGARVIGVVGGPEKAAVARALGADVVVDRRDEDFVEVVRAETGGRGADVVYDPVGGDTYQRSTKCVAFEGRILVVGFAGGRIQSAPLNHALVKNYSIVGLHWGLYQRHDPAAVAECHRALTELAARGAVRPLVSERLPLDEVAAGVQRLADGATVGRVAYVPTGPVPTHRGVEVP